A stretch of the Conger conger chromosome 3, fConCon1.1, whole genome shotgun sequence genome encodes the following:
- the LOC133123849 gene encoding class I histocompatibility antigen, F10 alpha chain-like — protein sequence MPMRNWMREGDGHDLWNTVRRLNMQQWDRGRTAILNDKGIQMAGAAVLQGRFGCEIELNPYLRNRRIFAQFGWNGEDFLSFNISRQKWEASVGSAVPIETKWNSDTDIIKNTSFYVDFLCVRNVMRSLSYEEKESQETPQPTAALFAKRYQNTGKVILTCLVSGFRCINMTVGFYQDKDILAEKDGVLSTGIRPNGDGTCQLRKSLDISNSTEESYSCGVHFRNLTVKWDGKIWDLAVDHSKRHHYWLLALIVLFILMLMLIWFTAVKQDKFTKEV from the exons ATGCCCATGCGAAACTGGATGCGTGAAGGTGACGGCCATGATCTGTGGAACACAGTCAGACGCCTCAATATGCAGCAATGGGACAGAGGCAGAACTGCCATCTTAAATGACAAAGGAATTCAAATGGCTG GTGCTGCCGTCCTGCAGGGGAGATTCGGCTGTGAGATCGAGCTAAACCCGTATTTAAGAAATAGGAGGATCTTTGCACAGTTCGGATGGAATGGAGAGGACTTCCTGTCCTTCAACATCTCCAGGCAAAAGTGGGAGGCTTCAGTGGGATCTGCTGTCCCCATTGAAACCAAGTGGAACAGTGACACGGACATCATCAAAAATACGTCATTCTATGTAGACTTCCTCTGCGTGAGAAATGTGATGAGAAGTTTGTCCTACGAAGAAAAGGAGAGCCAGGAGACAC CTCAGCCCACTGCTGCATTATTCGCTAAGAGATACCAGAACACTGGGAAGGTTATTCTTACCTGCCTAGTTTCAGGATTTCGCTGCATTAACATGACGGTGGGGTTTTATCAGGATAAAGACATCTTGGCTGAAAAAGATGGCGTTTTGTCCACTGGGATCAGACCGAACGGGGATGGGACCTGCCAGCTGAGAAAGAGCTTGGACATCTCAAACAGCACTGAGGAGTCCTATAGCTGTGGAGTCCATTTTAGAAATCTGACGGTCAAATGGG ACGGGAAGATATGGGACCTGGCTGTAGACCATAGCAAGAGGCATCACTACTGGTTACTAGCACTtatagtgcttttcattttgatgCTGATGCTCATATGGTTCACAGCTGTGAAACAGGACAAATTCACCAAGGAAGTGTGA